In Chlamydiota bacterium, the genomic stretch AAGTACTCAAAGCATTGGTGCAACGTTTTGAGTTGATAGAAAGTTCTGCGGGGTTTCAAGAGGTTGATGGAAAATCCGATTTCTTCTTTTTAGATATTGTCGATGGATGGATGGTTTATAATATTTTATTCTGGGATTATGCTAAAGGGATTGCAGAAGGTGTTCAAAAAGAATATAAGCCTTTAATCACTGTTAGCTTGCTAGGTGCACTTGGTGGCTTAGCGCTTAGTGGTGTCTTTGGAGTGACAAAGCTTGCAATGTGGTATTTTTCAAAAAAGAACTAATGGCGTATACTCTTTTTTAACAAGGAAAAGGTGAATATGCGTAAAAATCCAATTTCAGAAGAAGCTGTTGTTATTCGTGGAAAGAATCTTGTTCTTACCGATGCGATTAAAAATTATGTGATGGAAAAACTGCAAGCTATCGAAGTGTTTGGAGACAAACACATCGAGGCTGTTATTAATCTCGATATTCAAAAGCTCGATCATTGTATCGATGTCTTATACAAGTTTGATCACACGCAAGTCAAAGTCCATGCAAGTACAAAAGATCTCTATTCTGCTATCGATAAAGTCTTTGATCGTCTGCAAGCAAAACTCAGAAAATATAAAACGCGTTTGCAACATCATCATGGTAAGCCTTTGCAGTATATCGATATCAACGTCAATGTGATCAAACGACCAGAAGAAGAGTTGATCGAAGAACTTAATGAAGATATTGAAGCAGAAAATATGCACTCGCTCGAAGAGCTCTACAAACCTCATGAAATTGTCAGTAAAGAAACTAGGGTTTTGAAAACGCTTAAAACAGAAGAAGCAATGATGAAAATGGATCTGTCCAATGATCAATTTATGGTGTTTCGTGCAGAAGAAGATCAAAAGATCAAGGTGATTTATAGAAGAGACGATATGAACTACGGATTGATCGAACCAGAATGACAAAAATAAAAGATCCTGTCAGAAAACAGTCTGTTATCTATCAAAAAGAAGAAGCTATTCGCCAGTCGTGGATTCAAAAGCTCATTGCTTTGGGCTATCCCAAACAATATCTCCAAGTAGAAGTGCACTTAAAGAAAATCTTAAGAGATGCTCCTATAAAACTTCCTAATAGGCGTGTGGATATCCTCTGCTATTTTCAAAAAGAAGGGGTCTATTACCCTTTAGTTTTGATTGAATGTAAGGCTGTAAAAATTGATCAAACATCTCTTGATCAGGTGATGGGATATAACGTGTTTGTAAAAGCGCCCTACGTTGCTGTTGTATCAGATAAGCAGATCTTTTTTGGCAGATGGGACAAGGAAATTGAAGATTATCAATTCTCCAATCATTTTCCATCTTACAAAGAGCTTAAACATCAGTTGTAAGGTTAATCTAAAAGATCATCTGAACGGTCTTGGTGGATGTGGTATTGCTTTAAGATGTCAAAGTGCGCCTGCAAGCTTTCTTGAGCATTTAAGATACATTGCAGACCACTTTTGGTTTCAATGATATGAAAGAAATGGGGGTTGTTTTCAAAAGCTTTGGGTACATCTTTAAGTTCGTCAATAGCATATCCATTGATTTTTGTGACTTCTTCATGTCTGATGTCGTGGTAACCTTTCGTGGATGTGTGGGATAATACCTTAGATAACAAAACGACCTGCTTTTTTTTGTCGCTTT encodes the following:
- a CDS encoding Ribosome-associated factor Y; the encoded protein is MRKNPISEEAVVIRGKNLVLTDAIKNYVMEKLQAIEVFGDKHIEAVINLDIQKLDHCIDVLYKFDHTQVKVHASTKDLYSAIDKVFDRLQAKLRKYKTRLQHHHGKPLQYIDINVNVIKRPEEELIEELNEDIEAENMHSLEELYKPHEIVSKETRVLKTLKTEEAMMKMDLSNDQFMVFRAEEDQKIKVIYRRDDMNYGLIEPE